The genomic stretch CCGTTTACTTTTCTGGTTCatgagttaataataataataataataataataataatatatccttaatatatcctttattgattgAGTTCAGCACCAGTCGAAGCACATCCAATTCTTGTCCATGTGTGAGCATTTCGAGTCTTCATCATGCTTTTCATTCATACTTTTTACtggttaatatatatatatatatatatatatatatatatatatatatatatatatatatatataatataagtccCTGTGTTCCAGTTCCAACTGCAagttacataataataaaggtttATTTACTCTTCATATACAGTTAAAATATCCATGAGTTGTTTCAACCGTGGCATCTGAAACCTCCAGCTTCTTTACTTTCtgtacaaaagaaataaaaaacaaaacaagtcatgAGTCGGCAGAAAATGTATCCACAACCATGTTCTTTGTGTAAAAATAGAAAACTTATATCGTTTTGAGATTTGGCCCTTTTCTCTGTcctataaaataataataaacttcatatctttggtttttgtttattttgtatacttattttgtatataatggactttttttcttttttacaatcTTTTGACATACTTCAAACAAAACTGTTATTTTGCAGGCAGTCTCGTTCTACAGTGATAAGATGGGCTTCGAGGCTTTTGCCTATAAGGGTTTGGAGACTGGCAGCCGAGAGATGGTCTCTCATGTCATCAGACAGGACAAGGTATGCGGTCAGACATCTTGTGCtgaatgaatatatacatatatataaatatatatactgtatatccgTATATCCACGATCAATTATCCTCTCCAACCCCCCTCTCTTATCACAGATACTATTTGTGTTCGAATCTCCACTAAATCCTGGAAATAAAGGCAAGTTTTCTCAATCCATGTGTCTTTATGAAAGATAAAGACATGCTGTATGTCTGCATGTCAACATTGTGTTATTTTCCCTCAGAGATGGGAGAACACTTGATTAAGCATGGCGACGGAGTCAAAGACATCGCCTTTCAGGTGGAGGACTGCGACTTCTTAATTAAGGTAACAATGAGGAAGAATACGACCGGATGTTCACTTGCAAGAGTTGGCCTCAGTTATGGCTTTAAACTACTTTACTTTTGGAAAATTACAAAGTtaacattaattacatttttagaaagCTCTGTGTTTAAATACAGTGCTGCAATTCTGTTTCAAATTCAAGGAATAAACTGAACCAGATTTGTATTATCATACTATGTGCGGTGTACTTAGTGTGTGCTGAAACAGGGGCAAACATGACGGTGTTGacagtgcagctttaaagtttAGCGCCTCATTTAACCTCTTTTCCTCAAGGTCAGAGTGGAGGTTCTGATCAATGCTCTCTGTTGACCATCAGGTGGGCACATAGAGACAGAATGACCTCTGACTTTACACAGAAATCCACATTAGCCTCATTTAAGATACAAGTCCATCACAGCACATAGAGGGAGATAATCTGTCTTCAGCCACTGGAGGGCTCTAGGAGCTGCCTTCAGGCTGAAAGAATAGAAACTGTGAAGCTGTGCCTCCCAACTGATCTCAAAACAACTCTACTGACAGACAGCCAAAGAGCGAGGAGCTGTAATTGTCAGGGAGCCCTGGGAGGAGCAGGACAGCCATGGGAGGGTCAAGTATGCGGTGGTTCAAACGGTACGTACAGAGTGACGCACATTTGCCTCACGTGAATACACGCATACAAGTGGGAAGGAAGAATAATGTGTTGATGTTTTCTCCTCAGTATGGAGATACAACGCACACACTCATTGAGTACCTCACTCCCTACAAAGGCCTTTTCCTGCCGGGCTACAAAGAGCCTCTGTTCAGGGATCCTCTGTTAGCCACACTGTGAGTCTCCCACATTCCCAAAATAACAACGAGGTATTCTCAATTGTTTTCCCCCCCCAGAACTTCaatgtcatttttgttgtttcttctttcctttgaaGTCCACCGGGAGGTTTAAACTTCATTGATCACATGGTGGGAAACCAGCCAGATGATCACATGGTACCAATTTCAGACTGGTAAGGCCGTATGAGCGCACGTACACACGGCGTGCACAGCAGACAGAGGGGGCAAAAGTACAAGTAAACACACACCATGCCACCTCTGACACAGTGGGTAATGTTAGTGCAGATATTCACAAGCGGGCTCCAGTTCATCATGACTCTATACCTAGTCTATATATTGAAAAAGTACAacaaaataatgcaataatagaGAAAAAGTGGTATTCATTGAGCTTATCAAATTAGTTTTGTTCTCCAAATTCCAGGTACCAGAATTGTTTGCTGTTCCATCGGTTCTGGTCAATAGACGATAAGCAAGTCCACACGCAGTACAGTTCACTGAGGTCTATAGTGGTGACCAACTATGAAGAGACCATCAAGATGCCCATCAACGAACCTGCAAGGGGGAAGAAACTATCACAAATCCAGGTGAATTCACAGTGTTGTGGTTGATCACAGTGGGTAGTCACTGTGGGTAATCACAGTGGGTAATAACAATGGTTAATTAATCACAGTGGTTAATCACAATGGGTCtcagtgggtagtcacagtgggtcacagtgggtagtcacagtgggtagtcacagtgggttACAGTGGGTATtcacagtgggtagtcacagtgggtcacagtgggtagtcacagtgggtcacagtgggtcacagtgggtagtcacagtgggtaATCACAGTGGGTAATCACAGTGGGTTacagtgggtagtcacagtgggtcacagtgggtagtcacagtgggtagtcacagtgggttacagtgggtagtcacagtgggtagtcacagtgggtaATCACAGTGGGTTacagtgggtagtcacagtgggtaatcacagtgggtcacagtgggtagtcacagtgggtagtcacagtgggtcacagtgggtAATCACAGTGGGTTacagtgggtagtcacagtgggtagtcacagtgggtagtcacagtgggttacagtgggtagtcacagtgggtcacagtgggtagtcacagtgggtagtcacagtgggtagtcacaATGGGTCACAGTGGGTAATCACAGTGGGTTacagtgggtagtcacagtgggtagtcacagtgggtagtcacagtgggtcacagtgggtagtcacagtgggtaATCACAGTGGGTTacagtgggtagtcacagtgggttatagtgggtagtcacagtgggttATAGTGGGTAGTCACTGTGGgtcacagtgggtagtcacagtgggtcacagtgggtCACAGTGAGTAATCACAGTGGGTTAtagtgggtagtcacagtgggtcacagtgggtagtcacagtgggtcacagtgggtagtcaaagtgggtcacagtgggtagtcacagtgggtcaTCACAGTGGGTAAtcacagtgggtagtcacagtgggtcGTCAAAGTGGgtcacagtgggtagtcacagtgggtcacagtgggtagtcacagtgggttacagtgggtagtcacagtgggtcacagtgggtCGTCAAAGTGGgtcacagtgggtagtcacagtgggtcacagtgggtcacagtgggtagtcacagtgggtcacagtgggtagtcacagtgggtcacagtgggtagtcacagtgggtagTCAAAGTGGGTCATAGTGGgtcacagtgggtagtcacagtgggtcacagtgggtcacagtgggtagtcacagtgggtagtcacagtggaTCACAGTGAGTAATCAtagtgggtagtcacagtgggttatagtgggtagtcacagtgggtcacagtgggtcacagtgggtagtcacagtgggtcacagtgggtagtcacagtggatcacagtgggtcacagtgggtagtcacagtgggtagtcacagtggaTCACAGTGAGTAATCAtagtgggtagtcacagtgggttatagtgggtagtcacagtggatcacagtgggtcacagtgggtagtcacagtgggtcacagtgggtagtcacagtggatcacagtgggtagtcacagtgggtcatcacagtgggtcacagtgggtagtcacagtgggtcaTCACAGTGGGTAATCAcagtgggtcacagtgggtagtcatagtgggtagtcaaagtgggtcacagtgggtagtcacagtgggttacagtgggtagtcacagtgggtagtcacagtgggtagtcacagtgggtcacagtgggtagtcacagtggatcacagtgggtagtcacagtgggtcatcacagtgggtcacagtgggtagtcacagtgggtcaTCACAGTGGGTAATCAcagtgggtcacagtgggtCGTCAAAGTGGGTCAcagtgggtcacagtgggtAATCACAGTGGGTTAcagtgggtcacagtgggtcgtcacagtgggtagtcacagtgggtcacagtgggtaatcacagtgggtcacagtgggtCGTCACAGTGGGTCgtcacagtgggtagtcacagtgggtcacagtgggtCGTCACAGTGGGTCGTCACAGTGGGTCgtcacagtgggtagtcacagtgggtcacagtgggtcgtcacagtgggtagtcacagtgggtcGTCACAGCTTCAGGGTCCCTGGCAGCTTTAGGAAAAGTTGTGCAATTTGGTAAATCTGTTCAAACAGCTCCTGGTTTACAGCCACCGTGTACGTTCTGCTtctccgtcttcacaggaataCGTGGACTACAACGGGGGACCAGGTGTTCAGCACATCGCCCTCAACACATCAAACATTATCCAAGCAGTGAGTTTAATCCACAAACGCCGTCTTCACACAACCCCCACACATCTGCAAGTAAAGGCACGTTTCAGATCCTGCTTCTTTTTCCTTTGTCTTAACTCAGGTAGTGAACCTGCGCGCCCGGGGGATGGAGTTCCTCGCAGCGCCCGACATTTACTACAGCTCACTGCGGGAGAACCTTAAAACCGCCAAGAtcaaggtggaggaggacctcGACCGTTTACAGGTGAGGAGGCAAACAACAAGCCTGAAATGATTTGTATCTTCTGTCGAAACAACACACTTTCTGTTTCCTTTTAAGGAATTGAAAATCCTCGTCGATTTTGATGACAAGGGCTACCTTCTTCAAATCTTCACCAAACCCGTGCAGGACAGACCGACCCTTTTCCTGGAGGTCATTCAGCGGAACAACCACTCTGTGAGTGCCACACACCGCTGGGATAGCTGGTATAACTGAGGGCGACGGGTTGTGTGTTCGTGGTGGGATCCACTGGCCTGTAGTCCTGTTTCTTAACTTTTAGAAGGCGAGGCGGAGCCGCCTGAACACCTGCCTGCAGCTCCCACCCAGTGTGAACAGTCGCCCACTGGTGAAAGATCAGTACATCTATCACACGTACAGATTAAAAGGCTCCCTGCTGGATGGGGTTGCACCCTGTGGCACTCCATTTATAACACCAACTACCCGGCCTGCTTGTCAGaacaggcacatcttgtcccccccccccccccccccccccccccccccccccgcaacatTTCACTCAGCCCACAGATGTGCATGCAACGCAGGAAAGTGAGAGTCTGATTCCGAAAATCGCAGCAAAGAATCTCTCAGAGCCACCAACACTTGATCTTTTGCTCCTCTGTGAGAATGTCGACACGATTAATGTGCGAGCCCCCGGTGGAGCGCTGCAGCCGCCCGTCAGAGCGGAGTGGGTGTTTGAACCCTTCGAGAATATTTATCTGTCGTGATCCCAcatcaaaagttttttttttttttccttcttcttttcattttgttaaCGCCCCGGACGATGACTGAGAGAGGACCCCCGGGGC from Cyclopterus lumpus isolate fCycLum1 chromosome 14, fCycLum1.pri, whole genome shotgun sequence encodes the following:
- the hpda gene encoding 4-hydroxyphenylpyruvate dioxygenase, with translation MGFEAFAYKGLETGSREMVSHVIRQDKILFVFESPLNPGNKEMGEHLIKHGDGVKDIAFQVEDCDFLIKTAKERGAVIVREPWEEQDSHGRVKYAVVQTYGDTTHTLIEYLTPYKGLFLPGYKEPLFRDPLLATLPPGGLNFIDHMVGNQPDDHMVPISDWYQNCLLFHRFWSIDDKQVHTQYSSLRSIVVTNYEETIKMPINEPARGKKLSQIQEYVDYNGGPGVQHIALNTSNIIQAVVNLRARGMEFLAAPDIYYSSLRENLKTAKIKVEEDLDRLQELKILVDFDDKGYLLQIFTKPVQDRPTLFLEVIQRNNHSGFGAGNFKSLFEAIEKDQEARGNLTVLTPSGQDEAFH